One segment of Porticoccus hydrocarbonoclasticus MCTG13d DNA contains the following:
- a CDS encoding NUDIX domain-containing protein: protein MSEADRYTRKDVEVLGSEQVFRGFFSMIKLTLRHKLFSGEWSEPIVRELFERGSCVGVLLYDPQHELLALAEQFRVGALEDTESPWLYEVVAGMVEPGEQLEEVARRETMEEAGLTPARLMPICDYWVSPGNTSERMYLFCALLDLSAAGGIYGLDHESEDIRLHVMPRTEAFARLDQGQCNNAATMISLMWLRMNYPRFV, encoded by the coding sequence GTGTCCGAGGCGGATCGTTACACGCGGAAGGATGTCGAGGTGCTCGGCAGTGAACAGGTTTTTCGTGGTTTTTTCTCCATGATAAAACTGACCCTGCGGCACAAACTGTTCTCCGGTGAATGGTCAGAGCCTATTGTGCGGGAATTATTCGAGCGGGGCAGTTGCGTGGGTGTTCTGCTCTATGATCCACAACATGAACTCTTGGCGCTGGCGGAGCAGTTTCGTGTGGGGGCGCTGGAGGATACCGAAAGTCCCTGGTTATATGAAGTGGTTGCCGGAATGGTCGAACCGGGTGAACAGCTCGAAGAGGTAGCAAGGCGCGAGACCATGGAGGAGGCGGGCCTGACTCCCGCTAGACTGATGCCGATCTGCGATTACTGGGTCAGCCCCGGTAATACCAGCGAGCGCATGTATTTATTCTGCGCACTGCTGGACTTGAGCGCGGCGGGTGGTATTTACGGGCTGGATCACGAGTCAGAGGACATCAGGCTCCACGTCATGCCAAGAACCGAGGCGTTTGCCCGGCTGGACCAGGGGCAGTGCAATAACGCGGCTACTATGATCAGTCTGATGTGGTTGCGAATGAATTACCCGCGTTTTGTGTGA